One window of Candidatus Methylomirabilis tolerans genomic DNA carries:
- a CDS encoding form I ribulose bisphosphate carboxylase large subunit, translated as MAGATTATKDPKDRYKAGGVVPYKQMGYWRPEYEPKDTDVIAVFRITPQEGVDPDEAAAAVAGESSTATWTVVWTDRLTDHDAYRGKAYRVDPVPGSPGQYFAYIAYDLDLFEDGSIVNVSASIIGNVFGFKPLKALRLEDMRFPVAYLKTFQGPPTGIVVERERLDKFGRPLLGATIKPKLGLSGKNYGRVVYEALKGGLDFTKDDENINSQAFMHWRDRFLFAMEGVNRASASTGEVKGHYLNISAATMEDMYERAEFAKELGSVIIMIDLVIGYTAIQSISKWARKNDMMLHLHRAGHSTYTRQKTHGVNFRVICKWMRMAGVDHIHAGTVIGKLEGDPYMVKGFYDTLRETHTPMNLQNGLFFDQDWASLRKVMPVASGGIHAGQMHQLLHYFGEDVVMQFGGGTIGHPTGIAAGATANRVALEAMVQARNEGRDYFNEGPEILANAARWCQPLRTALEVWKDITFNYASTDTADFVPTTTAV; from the coding sequence ATGGCAGGAGCAACAACAGCAACCAAGGATCCGAAAGACCGGTATAAGGCCGGCGGAGTCGTCCCTTACAAGCAGATGGGGTATTGGCGGCCGGAATATGAGCCGAAGGACACCGACGTGATTGCGGTGTTCCGCATCACCCCTCAGGAGGGTGTGGATCCGGATGAGGCGGCCGCAGCCGTGGCTGGCGAATCGTCCACTGCCACCTGGACTGTTGTGTGGACCGACCGTCTCACCGATCACGATGCCTATCGCGGGAAGGCGTACAGAGTCGATCCTGTACCTGGGAGCCCGGGCCAGTATTTCGCCTACATCGCCTACGACCTGGACCTGTTTGAAGATGGCTCGATCGTCAACGTGAGCGCCTCCATTATCGGCAACGTCTTCGGCTTCAAGCCGCTCAAGGCGCTGCGCCTGGAAGACATGCGGTTCCCTGTGGCCTACCTCAAGACCTTTCAGGGGCCGCCTACCGGGATCGTCGTGGAGCGCGAGCGTCTGGATAAGTTCGGCCGCCCGCTGCTGGGCGCCACCATCAAACCAAAGCTGGGGCTCTCCGGTAAAAACTACGGCCGCGTCGTGTATGAAGCGCTGAAAGGCGGCCTCGACTTCACGAAAGACGACGAGAACATCAACTCGCAGGCGTTTATGCACTGGCGCGACCGTTTCCTGTTCGCCATGGAAGGCGTGAACCGCGCCTCGGCCTCGACCGGCGAGGTGAAGGGGCATTACCTCAATATCAGCGCCGCCACCATGGAAGATATGTATGAGCGCGCCGAATTCGCCAAGGAGTTGGGTAGCGTCATCATTATGATCGATCTGGTCATCGGCTACACCGCGATCCAGTCGATCTCGAAGTGGGCGCGGAAAAACGATATGATGCTGCACCTGCACCGGGCAGGCCACTCGACCTATACCCGTCAGAAGACTCATGGTGTCAACTTCCGCGTCATCTGCAAATGGATGCGCATGGCCGGGGTGGACCATATCCACGCCGGCACCGTCATCGGTAAGCTCGAAGGCGACCCGTATATGGTCAAGGGGTTCTACGATACCTTGCGGGAAACCCATACCCCGATGAATCTGCAAAATGGCCTGTTCTTTGATCAGGACTGGGCGTCGCTGCGCAAGGTCATGCCGGTCGCCTCAGGCGGCATCCACGCCGGACAGATGCACCAGTTACTCCACTACTTTGGGGAAGACGTGGTCATGCAGTTCGGCGGTGGGACCATCGGCCATCCGACCGGTATCGCGGCAGGCGCGACGGCCAACCGGGTCGCCCTGGAAGCGATGGTCCAGGCGCGCAACGAAGGCCGCGATTACTTCAACGAAGGCCCGGAGATCCTGGCGAATGCCGCACGGTGGTGCCAGCCATTGCGGACGGCACTGGAAGTCTGGAAGGATATTACCTTCAACTATGCCTCGACCGATACCGCGGACTTTGTTCCGACGACAACGGCCGTGTAG
- a CDS encoding ribulose bisphosphate carboxylase small subunit → MRITQGTFSFLADLTDDQIRKQVEYALNNKWAVSVEFTDDPHPRNTFWEMWGLPMFDLEDPAGVMYEIDACRKAYPNHYIKVNAFDHNKGWETIRLSFIIHRPPHEPGFGLVRQEVKGRTVNYVVHSYATDKPEGARYTD, encoded by the coding sequence ATGCGAATCACCCAAGGTACGTTCTCGTTCCTGGCTGATCTGACCGACGACCAGATCAGAAAGCAGGTAGAGTATGCATTGAACAATAAATGGGCCGTCAGTGTCGAGTTTACGGATGACCCGCATCCCCGCAATACGTTCTGGGAAATGTGGGGGTTGCCGATGTTCGACCTGGAAGACCCGGCGGGGGTCATGTATGAGATCGATGCTTGCCGCAAGGCCTATCCCAACCACTATATCAAGGTGAACGCCTTCGACCATAACAAAGGCTGGGAAACCATCCGTCTGTCGTTCATTATCCACCGGCCGCCGCATGAGCCGGGCTTTGGCCTTGTGCGCCAGGAAGTCAAAGGCCGCACCGTCAACTATGTCGTGCACAGCTATGCTACCGACAAGCCGGAAGGCGCGCGGTATACGGACTGA
- the cbbX gene encoding CbbX protein produces MSDANVEQISEENAPSELSDDAPVDLDTVFRDSQIQEILDKLDRELVGLQPIKTRIREIAALLLVDRVRKSLGLMSGPPSLHMCFTGNPGTGKTTVAMRMAEILHRLGYIRKCNLAAVTRDDLVGQYIGHTAPKTKEVLKRAMGGVLFIDEAYYLYRSENERDYGQESIEILLQVMENQREDLVVILAGYKDRMETFFQGNPGMSSRVAHHLDFPNYSAEELIAIAKLMLEKQQYRFSPDAEKVFYEYLLKRMKLPNFANARSVRNALDRARLRQANRLFAQHKDTLTKKDLVTIEAEDILVSRVFKDNQPDSNQTADHE; encoded by the coding sequence ATGAGTGACGCGAACGTCGAACAGATTTCCGAAGAGAATGCCCCGTCCGAACTCTCTGACGATGCGCCGGTAGATCTTGATACTGTCTTTCGTGATTCCCAGATTCAGGAGATCCTTGATAAGCTTGACCGGGAACTGGTCGGTCTGCAGCCGATTAAGACCCGAATCCGAGAAATCGCAGCCTTGTTGCTCGTCGATAGGGTGCGGAAAAGCCTGGGGCTCATGTCAGGCCCGCCCAGCCTCCATATGTGCTTTACCGGCAATCCCGGTACAGGCAAGACTACCGTCGCGATGCGGATGGCCGAGATTCTGCACCGCCTGGGTTACATCCGTAAGTGCAACTTGGCGGCGGTCACGCGGGACGATCTCGTAGGCCAATACATCGGACACACCGCGCCGAAGACCAAAGAGGTCTTGAAAAGAGCGATGGGCGGCGTGCTGTTTATTGACGAAGCCTATTATCTCTACCGTTCCGAGAATGAGCGTGATTACGGCCAGGAGTCGATCGAGATCCTGCTCCAGGTTATGGAGAATCAGCGAGAGGACCTTGTCGTCATCCTGGCCGGCTACAAGGACCGCATGGAAACATTCTTCCAGGGCAATCCGGGGATGTCCTCCCGCGTCGCGCATCACCTGGATTTTCCGAACTACTCGGCGGAAGAGCTGATCGCAATCGCCAAGCTGATGTTGGAGAAGCAACAATACCGTTTCAGCCCAGACGCTGAAAAGGTCTTTTATGAATATCTTCTCAAGCGCATGAAGCTGCCCAACTTCGCCAATGCCCGCAGTGTGCGGAATGCCCTTGATCGGGCCCGTCTGCGTCAGGCCAATCGCCTGTTCGCACAGCACAAAGACACGCTGACGAAAAAGGATCTGGTCACGATTGAGGCCGAAGATATCCTTGTCAGTCGTGTATTCAAGGATAATCAGCCGGATTCCAATCAGACAGCAGATCACGAGTAG